In one window of Paracoccus saliphilus DNA:
- a CDS encoding 2-hydroxyacid dehydrogenase, translated as MEKPKVLVTRRWPEAVETRMTDMFDVTFNETDQPLSPSDIGEAMAVFDAILPTVTDRLSKEVFDRPNIRTRILANYGVGFSHIDADAAKSHGIVVTNTPDVLSECTADLAMTLLLMTARRAGEGERELRASAWSGWRPTHMIGKKVSGATLGIVGFGRIGQAMAQRARFGFGMKILVQNIPPVPDDVLAAYDAEQVDTIDELLPRCDFVSLHCPGGSANRHLINSRRLNLMKPGGYLINTARGEVIDELALAQALSFGTIGGAGLDVFEHEPQIPDELLNADNLVMLPHLGSATRETREAMGFRVLENLLDFIEGREPRDRVN; from the coding sequence ATGGAAAAACCAAAGGTACTTGTCACACGGCGCTGGCCCGAAGCGGTAGAGACGCGAATGACAGACATGTTCGATGTGACGTTCAATGAGACCGATCAGCCGCTCAGCCCTTCCGACATCGGCGAAGCAATGGCGGTATTCGACGCAATTCTTCCGACGGTCACCGACCGTCTGTCGAAGGAAGTCTTTGACAGACCGAATATACGCACAAGAATTCTCGCGAATTACGGCGTTGGCTTCAGCCATATCGATGCAGATGCGGCAAAGAGCCATGGCATTGTCGTGACAAACACCCCTGATGTGCTTTCAGAATGCACCGCCGATCTCGCCATGACCCTGCTACTGATGACTGCTCGGCGCGCAGGCGAGGGAGAACGTGAGCTGCGTGCGAGTGCCTGGTCTGGCTGGCGGCCAACGCACATGATCGGCAAGAAAGTGTCGGGTGCGACGCTTGGAATCGTCGGCTTTGGCCGTATCGGGCAAGCCATGGCTCAGCGCGCCAGATTTGGATTCGGGATGAAGATTCTTGTCCAGAACATTCCGCCCGTTCCGGACGATGTTCTGGCCGCCTATGACGCCGAGCAGGTCGATACGATCGACGAACTTCTTCCCCGATGCGATTTTGTCTCGCTTCATTGCCCGGGCGGTTCGGCAAACCGGCATTTGATCAATAGCCGGCGGCTCAACTTGATGAAGCCCGGTGGCTATCTCATTAACACTGCCCGGGGGGAGGTCATCGATGAACTCGCATTGGCGCAGGCGTTATCATTCGGGACGATTGGTGGCGCGGGCCTCGACGTATTCGAGCATGAACCTCAGATTCCTGATGAACTCCTGAATGCCGACAATCTCGTCATGTTGCCCCATCTCGGTTCCGCCACAAGAGAGACCCGCGAGGCGATGGGATTTCGCGTGCTGGAGAATCTTCTCGATTTCATTGAGGGGCGTGAACCACGGGATCGTGTGAACTGA
- the sucD gene encoding succinate--CoA ligase subunit alpha gives MSIYLDSDSRVIVQGITGRIAQFHTKEMLDYGTNVVGGVVPGKAGETVHGVPVFNTVKDAVAATDADASLVFVPPPFAADSIMEAADGGIRYCVCVTDGIPAQDMIRVKRYMHRYSRERRMVLTGPNCAGTISPGKALLGIMPGHIYLPGNVGIVGRSGTLGYETAEQMKDLGIGVSTSVGIGGDPINGSSFKDILEEFENDGETELICMIGEIGGPQEAEAAEFIQSQMTKPVVAYIAGLTAPKGRTMGHAGAIISAFGESASEKVEMLTAAGVTVAENPSVIGETVARVVRKTG, from the coding sequence ATGAGCATTTACCTCGACAGCGATAGCCGCGTGATCGTTCAGGGCATCACTGGACGGATCGCGCAATTTCATACCAAGGAGATGCTTGACTACGGCACCAACGTCGTCGGCGGAGTTGTTCCCGGCAAGGCAGGCGAGACCGTGCATGGAGTGCCGGTATTCAATACCGTAAAGGATGCGGTGGCGGCGACCGATGCTGATGCAAGTCTGGTGTTCGTGCCGCCACCCTTTGCAGCTGATTCGATCATGGAAGCTGCCGATGGAGGCATCCGTTATTGCGTTTGCGTCACGGACGGCATTCCGGCGCAGGACATGATCCGCGTCAAGCGCTACATGCATCGCTATTCGCGAGAACGACGCATGGTGCTGACCGGGCCGAATTGTGCAGGGACGATCAGTCCTGGAAAGGCCCTGCTGGGTATTATGCCCGGGCATATCTACTTGCCGGGAAATGTAGGCATTGTCGGCCGCTCAGGCACGCTCGGGTATGAAACCGCCGAGCAAATGAAAGATCTTGGGATTGGTGTGTCGACCTCGGTCGGCATCGGTGGCGACCCGATCAACGGGTCCTCGTTCAAGGATATCCTCGAGGAATTCGAAAATGACGGAGAAACCGAGTTGATTTGCATGATCGGTGAAATAGGTGGACCGCAGGAAGCCGAAGCGGCTGAGTTCATCCAGAGCCAGATGACCAAACCTGTCGTTGCCTACATCGCGGGGCTGACCGCACCCAAGGGCCGCACCATGGGTCATGCAGGCGCGATCATTTCGGCCTTCGGCGAAAGTGCAAGCGAGAAAGTGGAAATGCTCACAGCCGCAGGTGTGACAGTTGCCGAGAACCCATCGGTCATCGGTGAGACCGTGGCACGGGTCGTCAGGAAAACGGGATGA
- a CDS encoding malate--CoA ligase subunit beta — MDIHEYQAKELLSRFGVIVPQGSLAYSPEQAGYRARELGGDRWIVKAQVHAGGRGKAGGVRLCDSDQEIIAASESMFGRKLVTHQTGSEGKGIYRVYVEAAVPFEREIYLGFVLDRSSQRVMIVASSEGGMEIEEISAKKPDSIVRSTVEPAVGFREFQAREIAFALDIPAALTQQMVRTLQGCYRAFRDLDATMVEINPLVITSDNRILALDAKMTFDDNALFRHPQIAELRDKSQEDPRESRAADRGLNYIGLVGNIGCIVNGAGLAMATMDTIKLAGGEPANFLDIGGGATPERVAKAFRLVLSDGNVRAVLVNIFAGINRCDWVAEGVVKALTANPVGVPVVVRLAGTNVEEGLRILENSGLPIIGATSLMDAAEQAVAAWKNDQARDPEEETS, encoded by the coding sequence ATGGACATTCATGAATATCAAGCCAAGGAGCTGCTTTCGAGGTTCGGTGTGATAGTCCCTCAAGGCTCGTTGGCATACAGCCCGGAACAAGCTGGCTACCGTGCACGGGAGTTGGGGGGTGATCGCTGGATCGTGAAAGCTCAGGTTCATGCCGGAGGACGCGGTAAGGCTGGCGGTGTGAGGCTTTGCGACAGCGATCAGGAAATCATCGCCGCTAGCGAAAGCATGTTCGGCCGCAAATTGGTCACGCACCAGACCGGTTCCGAAGGCAAGGGCATCTACCGAGTTTATGTCGAAGCTGCCGTGCCGTTTGAGCGCGAGATCTATCTCGGCTTCGTGCTCGATCGTTCGAGCCAGCGGGTAATGATTGTCGCCTCGTCGGAAGGGGGGATGGAGATCGAGGAGATCTCGGCGAAGAAACCGGACAGTATTGTTCGCTCTACAGTCGAACCGGCGGTTGGATTTCGTGAGTTTCAGGCCCGCGAGATCGCCTTCGCGCTCGACATTCCGGCGGCACTTACGCAACAGATGGTGCGGACGCTGCAAGGGTGTTATCGCGCCTTCCGGGACCTTGATGCGACAATGGTCGAAATCAATCCCTTGGTGATCACCAGTGACAATCGCATACTCGCACTGGACGCCAAGATGACCTTCGACGACAACGCGTTGTTTCGTCATCCCCAGATTGCGGAACTCAGGGACAAGAGCCAGGAGGACCCGCGCGAAAGCCGAGCAGCGGATCGTGGGCTCAATTATATCGGGCTCGTAGGCAATATCGGCTGCATCGTGAACGGTGCGGGCTTGGCCATGGCTACCATGGACACGATCAAGCTTGCTGGCGGAGAGCCCGCCAACTTTCTGGACATCGGAGGCGGTGCGACACCTGAGCGAGTGGCCAAGGCATTCCGTCTGGTTCTATCCGACGGCAATGTGCGGGCCGTCCTCGTGAATATCTTCGCCGGGATCAACCGTTGTGACTGGGTGGCTGAAGGCGTCGTAAAGGCGCTGACTGCCAATCCGGTTGGAGTGCCGGTGGTCGTGCGCCTCGCCGGGACAAATGTTGAGGAAGGGCTTCGGATTCTGGAAAATTCCGGTTTGCCGATCATCGGTGCCACGTCCCTCATGGATGCCGCAGAGCAGGCGGTTGCTGCCTGGAAAAACGATCAGGCTCGAGACCCCGAGGAGGAGACCAGCTGA
- a CDS encoding aminotransferase class V-fold PLP-dependent enzyme: MDNTSIVFPPLEIPETLAAGPGPGNTDPRVLDRFTQTGLADHMQADVLRGMIECKVMLREIWGTSNVYTYGVGGTGFSGLDCMLSAILPGDSVVAFVNGTFSGLDGLAIRMKAATRAELKINALDPKPSSVTIVEVPHGQSVTGEIVENALAEHKPKWAFMAHWETGSGRVNDLRGFSDACEKYDALGLVDAVSSLGIADFSIDDYPGIVGWASCPQKGVLCLPLTYAPVSFTERYIDEVRENGCHTYVHNPILEARHWGIIDGEDVEKGTYHRTHSGYAVAAFHEALRIILQIGKPQRAKDYAFHEKVLREAVEAMGCEVTSDMTSLVVLNLPDSLAGREMELVQGCRAEGFGIWPTLSEPVQIRIGILNQLSESAITDIVERFAAAMTEMGADIDLSQVHHVLKRHYESDMVSK, from the coding sequence ATGGACAACACCAGTATCGTTTTCCCGCCTCTCGAGATTCCCGAGACACTGGCCGCTGGTCCGGGACCCGGCAATACCGATCCACGCGTTCTCGATCGCTTTACCCAGACAGGGCTCGCAGACCACATGCAGGCTGACGTTCTGCGGGGAATGATTGAATGCAAGGTCATGCTTCGGGAGATTTGGGGCACAAGCAACGTTTACACCTACGGCGTTGGTGGCACCGGGTTTTCAGGGCTCGACTGCATGCTCAGTGCGATTTTGCCGGGCGACAGTGTCGTTGCGTTCGTCAACGGGACGTTTTCGGGTCTCGACGGTCTGGCGATCCGTATGAAAGCTGCAACCCGTGCGGAACTGAAGATTAACGCACTCGATCCGAAACCGAGTTCGGTGACGATCGTGGAAGTTCCGCATGGCCAGTCTGTGACGGGTGAAATTGTCGAAAATGCCCTCGCGGAGCATAAGCCGAAATGGGCGTTCATGGCGCATTGGGAGACCGGATCTGGCCGAGTCAACGATCTGAGGGGCTTTTCCGATGCCTGTGAGAAATACGACGCGCTCGGGTTGGTCGATGCTGTGTCTTCGCTCGGTATCGCGGATTTTTCGATCGACGATTACCCCGGCATTGTCGGTTGGGCTTCATGCCCGCAAAAGGGTGTGCTCTGCCTGCCGTTGACCTATGCACCGGTCAGCTTCACAGAGCGATACATTGATGAGGTGCGCGAGAACGGTTGCCACACTTACGTGCATAACCCGATCCTCGAAGCCCGTCACTGGGGCATTATTGACGGCGAGGATGTCGAGAAGGGGACCTACCACCGCACACATTCGGGCTATGCCGTTGCGGCCTTTCACGAAGCCCTGCGGATCATTTTACAGATCGGCAAACCGCAGCGCGCGAAGGATTACGCTTTCCATGAGAAGGTCCTGCGTGAGGCGGTAGAGGCGATGGGCTGTGAGGTCACGTCCGATATGACCAGTCTCGTCGTCTTGAACCTGCCGGATTCGCTTGCCGGGCGGGAGATGGAGCTGGTGCAGGGGTGCCGCGCTGAGGGCTTCGGAATTTGGCCGACATTATCGGAGCCGGTGCAGATCCGGATAGGCATTCTCAACCAGCTGTCGGAAAGCGCAATCACCGATATCGTGGAGCGCTTTGCCGCAGCGATGACGGAAATGGGCGCGGATATAGACTTGTCCCAAGTGCACCACGTCCTCAAGCGCCACTACGAGTCCGATATGGTTTCCAAATAG
- a CDS encoding glycerate kinase type-2 family protein, which translates to MGTLRRIARTLFAMACEAADPANALRAALAQNPPPPLGENGRYVLVAVGKAAVPMAKEMLSQIAAYPSRAMVVTNRENIRELSGATVMEAGHPIPDENGVRAADAITSLLVGCTAADRVIALISGGGSALLVAPAGDLTLADKAEVNRLMLENGFEIGAMNLVRQQLSRLKGGGMLYFADPAPVTAYILSDVVSDELEIIASGPTVSPIGTREDARSLLEARGMWLLLPEAVREHLGRGTVGGAPPPAARNYLIGSNGKSLEAVAEAAAGLNPVIVNNRLVGDVSDAAAYIVETAIAASPEGSTCLIFGGETTVKLAGKGLGGRNQELALRVALTMPDLGRDWVFLSGGTDGRDGPTDAAGGLVDAGTVDRIRVRGANPEALLADNDSYTALKLADDLLMTGATGTNVADVQILLLGR; encoded by the coding sequence ATGGGCACGCTCAGGCGCATTGCCAGGACACTTTTCGCGATGGCCTGCGAAGCCGCCGACCCGGCGAATGCGTTGCGTGCCGCACTCGCTCAAAATCCACCACCGCCCTTGGGAGAGAACGGCCGCTATGTCCTTGTTGCCGTGGGCAAGGCAGCTGTTCCGATGGCCAAGGAAATGCTTTCGCAGATTGCAGCCTACCCATCCCGGGCGATGGTGGTCACGAACCGCGAGAACATTCGCGAATTGTCCGGTGCGACGGTCATGGAGGCAGGCCATCCGATTCCTGATGAGAATGGTGTGCGGGCCGCTGATGCAATTACCTCGCTTCTGGTCGGCTGCACGGCTGCCGACCGTGTAATCGCTTTGATTTCTGGTGGTGGTTCAGCCCTTCTTGTGGCGCCGGCGGGAGATCTGACGCTTGCCGACAAGGCGGAAGTCAACCGTCTCATGCTTGAGAATGGGTTCGAGATCGGTGCGATGAACCTCGTTCGTCAACAGTTATCGCGGCTGAAAGGCGGTGGGATGCTTTACTTCGCCGATCCAGCCCCTGTCACGGCGTATATCCTGTCCGATGTGGTCAGTGACGAACTTGAAATAATTGCGTCCGGCCCAACGGTGTCACCGATCGGAACACGAGAGGATGCCCGGTCCCTGCTCGAAGCGCGGGGAATGTGGCTGCTCTTGCCCGAAGCGGTCCGCGAGCACCTCGGCCGTGGAACGGTTGGCGGGGCGCCTCCTCCGGCTGCCCGGAATTACCTGATCGGTTCGAATGGCAAAAGCCTCGAGGCGGTCGCGGAAGCCGCCGCAGGCCTCAACCCGGTGATTGTCAATAACCGGCTCGTCGGTGATGTATCCGATGCGGCGGCATATATTGTCGAGACGGCCATCGCCGCGTCGCCAGAAGGTTCTACATGTCTGATTTTCGGCGGTGAGACCACGGTGAAGCTTGCTGGCAAAGGGCTTGGGGGGCGGAACCAGGAACTTGCACTTCGCGTGGCGTTGACAATGCCCGATCTCGGACGGGACTGGGTATTCCTTTCGGGCGGTACAGATGGCCGTGATGGCCCGACTGACGCGGCTGGCGGGCTCGTCGATGCAGGTACAGTGGACCGGATCCGCGTCCGAGGGGCCAACCCCGAAGCGCTTCTTGCCGATAACGACAGCTACACCGCGCTCAAGCTGGCCGATGATCTCCTGATGACCGGGGCAACCGGCACGAATGTCGCAGATGTTCAAATCCTGCTGCTCGGCCGGTGA
- a CDS encoding HpcH/HpaI aldolase/citrate lyase family protein, which translates to MSFHPVEQAPARLNRSELAVPGSAPQMFEKAAESDVDVIFLDLEDAVAPDEKAEARKNIIKALNEIDWGSKSMSVRINGLDTHYMYRDVVDVVEQAGERLDLIMVPKVGTAADVYAVDMLVTQIEDAKGYKKRIGFEHIIETALGMQNVSEIAAASKRNESLHFGVADYAASTRARTTIIGGVNPDYSVLTDPADDGARETHWGDMWHYAIARMVVAARANGLRPIDGPFGDFGDREGYLAACRRAAVLGCEGKWAIHPSQIALANEIMSPSEAEVTKAKRILDAMAEAEASGQGAVSLDGRLIDYASIRQAEVLVEKARQIAGA; encoded by the coding sequence ATGAGTTTTCATCCTGTCGAACAAGCCCCGGCGCGCCTCAACCGCAGCGAGCTTGCCGTGCCGGGAAGTGCCCCGCAAATGTTCGAAAAAGCGGCGGAATCGGATGTGGACGTGATTTTCCTCGATCTCGAGGATGCCGTCGCGCCCGATGAGAAGGCCGAGGCCCGGAAGAACATCATCAAGGCGTTGAACGAGATTGACTGGGGGAGCAAGTCCATGTCGGTCCGGATCAACGGTCTTGATACCCACTACATGTATCGCGATGTGGTCGATGTGGTGGAACAGGCCGGCGAACGGCTTGACCTGATCATGGTTCCAAAGGTCGGAACAGCGGCCGACGTCTACGCGGTGGACATGCTGGTCACCCAGATCGAGGACGCGAAGGGCTACAAGAAACGCATCGGCTTCGAGCATATCATCGAGACTGCGCTCGGCATGCAGAATGTCTCCGAGATCGCGGCTGCCTCGAAGCGCAATGAAAGCCTGCATTTCGGCGTTGCCGATTATGCCGCCTCGACGCGGGCGCGGACGACAATCATCGGCGGCGTCAATCCCGATTACTCGGTGCTGACCGATCCCGCCGATGACGGGGCACGCGAAACGCATTGGGGCGATATGTGGCATTACGCTATTGCCCGCATGGTGGTTGCCGCGCGGGCGAATGGGTTGCGCCCCATCGACGGCCCGTTTGGCGATTTCGGAGACAGGGAGGGGTATCTTGCCGCTTGCCGCCGCGCAGCGGTTTTGGGCTGCGAAGGAAAATGGGCGATCCACCCGAGCCAGATCGCACTTGCCAACGAGATCATGAGCCCGTCGGAGGCCGAGGTTACCAAGGCAAAGCGTATTCTCGATGCCATGGCAGAGGCTGAAGCCTCGGGGCAGGGCGCGGTTTCGCTCGATGGACGGCTCATCGACTACGCTTCGATCCGTCAGGCCGAGGTGCTGGTCGAAAAGGCCCGGCAGATAGCCGGAGCTTGA
- the folD gene encoding bifunctional methylenetetrahydrofolate dehydrogenase/methenyltetrahydrofolate cyclohydrolase FolD — translation MTPKIIDGKAFAAKVREKVAEHTARLKSEHGITPGLAVVLVGEDPASEVYVRSKGKATIEAGMNSYEHNLPADTSEETLLELIDQLNNDPDVHGILVQLPLPEHLDSELVISALDPAKDVDGFHISNVGLLGTGQKSMVPCTPLGCLMMLREHHGSLSGLNAVVLGRSNIVGKPMAQLLLGDSCTVTIAHSRTRDLDQVCRGADILVAAVGRPEMVPGDWVKPGATVIDVGINRLPHPEKEGKTRLVGDVDFETAAKLAGAITPVPGGVGPMTIACLLANTLTACSRAHGLAEPEGLTV, via the coding sequence ATGACCCCCAAAATAATCGACGGCAAGGCATTCGCGGCAAAGGTCCGGGAGAAAGTGGCCGAGCATACCGCGCGTCTCAAAAGCGAGCATGGCATCACCCCCGGTCTCGCGGTCGTGCTCGTTGGCGAGGATCCGGCAAGCGAAGTCTATGTGCGATCGAAGGGCAAGGCGACGATTGAGGCGGGGATGAACTCCTACGAGCACAATCTTCCGGCGGACACCTCGGAAGAGACACTGCTCGAACTCATCGACCAATTGAACAACGATCCGGATGTTCACGGCATTCTCGTACAATTGCCGCTTCCAGAGCACCTCGATTCAGAACTCGTGATCAGCGCGCTCGATCCCGCGAAGGATGTCGATGGTTTTCATATCTCGAATGTCGGGCTTCTCGGGACAGGGCAGAAATCCATGGTTCCCTGTACGCCGCTTGGCTGCCTGATGATGTTGCGTGAGCATCACGGCTCGTTGTCGGGCCTGAACGCGGTCGTTCTTGGCAGATCCAATATCGTGGGAAAACCGATGGCGCAGCTTCTCTTGGGTGACAGCTGCACCGTTACCATCGCCCATTCCCGCACCAGGGATCTCGATCAGGTCTGCCGCGGCGCCGATATCCTCGTGGCCGCTGTCGGTCGACCCGAAATGGTCCCCGGTGATTGGGTGAAACCTGGCGCGACGGTCATCGATGTTGGCATCAACCGTCTTCCGCATCCGGAAAAAGAGGGCAAGACCAGACTCGTGGGTGATGTGGATTTCGAAACCGCGGCGAAGCTCGCGGGTGCGATCACCCCGGTGCCGGGCGGCGTCGGGCCCATGACGATCGCCTGTCTTCTGGCCAATACGCTTACCGCCTGCTCGCGGGCGCATGGTCTTGCCGAGCCGGAAGGGCTGACGGTCTGA
- a CDS encoding formate--tetrahydrofolate ligase encodes MTDIEIARGANKKPIREIGEKLGIPYEALLPYGHDKAKVSQEFINSAQDRGNGRLILVTAINPTPAGEGKTTTTVGLGDGLNRIGKKAAICIREASLGPNFGMKGGAAGGGHAQVVPMEDMNLHFTGDFHAITSAHNLLAAIIDNHIYWGNELGIDIRRVVWRRVMDMNDRALRQITASLGGVANGFPRETGFDITVASEVMAILCLSKDLADLQNRLGDMIVAYRRDKSPVYARDLKADGAMTVLLRDAMQPNLVQTLENNPAFVHGGPFANIAHGCNSVIATTTALKLADYVVTEAGFGADLGAEKFFDIKCRKAVLKPAVAVIVATVRAMKMNGGVIKEDLGAEDVTAVKRGCPNLGRHIANVKGFGVPVVVAINHFHSDTEAEIQAVKDYVAEQGAEAILCRHWAEGSEGAVDLATKVVQLAESGQAEFAPLYPDDMPLFEKIETIAKRIYYADRVLADKKIRDQLHEWEQQGYGNLPICMAKTQYSFTTDPNMRGAPVNHSVPIREVRLAAGAGFIVAMCGEIMTMPGLPRKPAADAIRLGEAGEVVGLF; translated from the coding sequence ATGACTGATATCGAAATTGCGCGTGGCGCCAACAAGAAGCCGATACGGGAAATCGGCGAGAAGCTCGGAATTCCGTATGAAGCCCTGCTGCCCTACGGTCATGACAAAGCCAAGGTCAGCCAGGAGTTCATCAATTCTGCACAAGATCGCGGGAATGGAAGGCTGATCCTTGTGACTGCGATCAACCCGACACCTGCCGGCGAAGGCAAGACGACCACGACGGTGGGCCTTGGCGACGGGTTGAACAGGATCGGCAAGAAGGCGGCGATCTGCATCCGCGAAGCGTCGCTTGGTCCCAATTTCGGGATGAAGGGGGGCGCGGCGGGCGGCGGCCACGCGCAGGTCGTGCCGATGGAGGACATGAATCTCCACTTCACCGGGGATTTCCATGCCATCACCTCCGCGCATAACCTGCTGGCTGCCATCATCGACAACCATATCTACTGGGGCAACGAGTTGGGGATCGATATCCGCCGGGTCGTCTGGCGCCGGGTGATGGACATGAACGACCGAGCGCTGCGACAGATAACCGCTTCGCTGGGCGGCGTTGCGAACGGCTTTCCGCGCGAAACCGGGTTCGACATCACTGTCGCTTCGGAAGTCATGGCGATCCTCTGCCTGTCGAAAGACCTAGCCGATCTACAAAACCGGCTTGGCGATATGATCGTCGCCTACAGGCGCGACAAGTCGCCGGTCTATGCCCGCGATCTCAAGGCGGATGGGGCGATGACGGTTCTTTTGCGGGACGCGATGCAGCCAAACCTGGTGCAGACGCTGGAAAATAACCCGGCCTTCGTGCATGGCGGACCGTTTGCGAACATTGCCCATGGCTGCAACTCCGTCATCGCGACCACGACCGCGTTGAAACTTGCGGATTACGTGGTGACCGAGGCGGGCTTCGGTGCCGATCTGGGCGCCGAGAAGTTCTTTGATATCAAGTGCCGCAAGGCAGTGCTCAAGCCCGCAGTCGCAGTCATCGTCGCGACGGTGCGGGCCATGAAGATGAATGGTGGAGTGATCAAGGAGGACCTCGGGGCCGAGGATGTGACGGCGGTGAAGCGAGGCTGTCCGAATCTTGGCCGGCATATCGCCAATGTGAAGGGGTTCGGTGTCCCGGTGGTGGTGGCGATCAACCATTTCCATTCCGATACCGAGGCCGAGATCCAGGCGGTCAAGGATTACGTGGCCGAGCAGGGCGCCGAGGCGATCCTTTGCCGACATTGGGCCGAGGGATCGGAAGGAGCCGTCGATCTGGCCACCAAGGTCGTGCAGCTTGCGGAATCCGGCCAGGCGGAATTTGCTCCTCTCTATCCTGACGACATGCCGCTGTTCGAGAAGATCGAAACCATCGCCAAGCGCATCTACTATGCGGACAGGGTTCTGGCCGACAAGAAGATCCGCGATCAGCTGCATGAATGGGAGCAGCAGGGATACGGCAACCTGCCGATCTGCATGGCCAAGACTCAGTACAGCTTTACCACTGATCCGAACATGCGCGGTGCGCCGGTAAATCATTCGGTACCGATCCGGGAAGTGCGGCTGGCGGCGGGAGCAGGTTTCATCGTGGCCATGTGCGGCGAGATCATGACGATGCCTGGCCTGCCCAGAAAGCCGGCGGCGGACGCCATCAGGTTGGGGGAAGCCGGCGAAGTCGTGGGACTTTTCTGA